A window from Flavobacterium gyeonganense encodes these proteins:
- a CDS encoding O-antigen translocase, producing MSVVKSSFYLAISTVLKIILGALSLKIIAYYIGSNGFGVLGQFMSIISIISLTAGLGITNGVISNISKNKDSKTEMSHVISAGFWIGFVFSCLLFFLFVFSNFISFQLFKTSEYSIVIKALAFLQFFNLFSVIFGGYLNGRQYSKDFSFITIISSIIGTLILTLLVYYFKEIGSMLGLIILSVFPGLILLFLYFVKFKKEITILYFSDLKYDTVKSLLRHSVMLVFSSCLLPLSQVFVRDLILINNSWSNVGYWQAALKLSESGVIFLNVIMVNYYFPEIGKCNHTELKKLINKAYLILGSLLLVYILSMFFFREILISIFFDVSFKPAQDLLVWQAIGDAFKVLCSVFGFLVVFKESVKIYLILETILFLTIVSLSYFFVPIYGTLGANYAYALSYFIYFIIGLFYLKNYIKKFNVL from the coding sequence ATGAGTGTTGTAAAATCAAGCTTTTATTTAGCAATTTCAACAGTATTAAAAATTATATTAGGTGCCTTAAGTTTAAAAATAATTGCCTATTATATAGGTAGTAATGGTTTTGGGGTCTTGGGACAATTTATGAGTATCATATCTATTATTTCTTTAACAGCTGGATTAGGTATAACCAATGGTGTGATTAGTAATATTTCCAAAAATAAAGATTCTAAAACCGAGATGAGTCATGTTATTTCTGCGGGTTTTTGGATAGGATTTGTTTTTTCGTGTCTTCTCTTTTTTTTATTTGTTTTTTCAAATTTTATTTCTTTTCAATTATTTAAGACTAGTGAATATTCAATTGTAATTAAAGCCCTTGCATTTCTTCAGTTTTTCAACTTGTTTTCTGTGATTTTTGGAGGGTATTTAAATGGAAGGCAATATTCAAAAGACTTTTCATTTATAACAATAATATCTTCTATTATTGGTACTCTTATCTTAACGCTGTTAGTTTATTATTTTAAGGAAATAGGCTCAATGTTAGGTTTAATTATTTTATCAGTTTTTCCGGGGCTAATTCTTTTATTTCTTTATTTTGTAAAATTTAAAAAAGAAATTACAATTTTATATTTCTCTGATCTAAAATATGATACCGTAAAAAGTTTGTTGAGACATTCTGTAATGCTTGTTTTCTCATCTTGTTTACTCCCATTGAGCCAAGTTTTTGTTAGGGATTTAATTTTGATCAATAATAGTTGGAGTAATGTGGGATATTGGCAAGCAGCTCTGAAACTTTCAGAATCAGGAGTGATATTTTTGAATGTTATAATGGTTAATTATTATTTTCCTGAAATTGGAAAATGTAATCATACTGAATTAAAAAAACTAATTAATAAAGCTTATTTAATACTTGGATCATTACTTTTAGTTTATATACTATCTATGTTTTTTTTTAGGGAAATCCTGATTAGTATTTTTTTCGATGTATCTTTTAAACCTGCCCAGGATTTATTGGTTTGGCAAGCAATAGGTGATGCCTTTAAAGTTTTATGCTCTGTGTTTGGCTTTTTAGTTGTGTTTAAAGAGAGTGTTAAAATTTATTTGATACTTGAAACTATTTTGTTTTTGACTATTGTTTCTCTTTCTTATTTTTTTGTTCCT